The Methylacidimicrobium sp. B4 genome contains a region encoding:
- a CDS encoding TonB-dependent receptor domain-containing protein, whose translation MPTTNVMADPDNPLLSPPTDLVPGATQAPTQEEIFRSGTTTRVIDKNMAAAAGPVAGAAQVLQFSPGVNVNGYGNTGATKYTVSINGIGNGWGGFGGYTGGASIMMTLDGVPMNNVSTGLWQSPSVPIMAMISSTAVTYGPGTAAGRWYDNVGGQVEFTPIQPTEHAGADINMTYGSFNQKLLTADYRTGDIHGWSTVISGGVGDGNNFRMSPDGFRSPSYQYAVYGKTIKNFDHGDISFGAWYADAGGYRPTILPVNANPYVTLNGQSATGVPIPGTPYSQATSGYYSNLGYDTWRKNDSQSTQIAYAKQNIYLDDDKKTTLHNMLFYNASQRIHSRYYNFFENVNNAYEYNNPSEGDFGDQIGLTKILPYNTVDVGGYYISSTYNSRNAFYNPNYFLPGTSIPGGELTPNSKYRNDYWDQTDIAVYLQDTIEPIKALQIVPSIRYDVFHTAYSMNAQEQFPLAYQFNPGQNQGKLPNATRNLGGIEPSILLNLEVTRWLALYGSYSETYETDTVGGGGGLFQAIPASYYGLSLAQYGIAGAKTHFEKLPGLNNLLFGANYFWLRFAEQAINTVNFVGNSITGLGTSIYQGADFFLDDNPIDTFHLFVNGAVENAVYESYVVSPGTPQQVSYDGRHVPYVPSVMLSGGIYQTQQVGKVAIRTSLWFIFNGEQYVFNNNTGAPSNQTMPQYYTLNASINAAVPMRLFERERVLNFNLTLLNITDLRYNGYEYITSGGYYGTAGNPNVPTAYQAGYLLGYPGAPFTIYGSIGASF comes from the coding sequence ATGCCGACGACCAACGTGATGGCCGATCCCGACAACCCCCTCCTCTCTCCTCCTACCGACCTGGTTCCGGGAGCCACTCAGGCTCCGACCCAGGAGGAGATCTTCCGCTCAGGGACGACGACCCGGGTGATCGACAAGAACATGGCCGCCGCCGCCGGGCCGGTCGCGGGCGCGGCTCAGGTGCTCCAGTTCTCTCCGGGTGTCAACGTCAATGGCTACGGAAACACGGGTGCCACCAAGTACACCGTCTCGATCAACGGCATCGGGAACGGCTGGGGCGGCTTCGGGGGGTACACGGGTGGGGCCTCGATCATGATGACCCTCGACGGGGTGCCGATGAACAACGTCTCCACGGGCCTCTGGCAGTCGCCGTCGGTCCCGATCATGGCGATGATCTCGAGCACCGCGGTCACCTACGGCCCGGGAACGGCGGCCGGCCGCTGGTATGACAACGTCGGCGGACAGGTCGAATTCACGCCGATCCAGCCGACCGAGCATGCGGGGGCCGATATCAACATGACCTACGGAAGCTTCAACCAGAAGCTCCTCACCGCCGACTACCGGACCGGAGACATCCATGGCTGGTCGACGGTGATCTCGGGCGGGGTGGGCGACGGAAACAACTTCCGGATGTCGCCCGATGGATTCCGCAGCCCCAGCTACCAGTATGCCGTCTACGGAAAGACCATCAAGAACTTCGACCACGGCGACATCAGCTTCGGAGCCTGGTATGCCGACGCGGGCGGCTACCGACCCACCATTCTCCCGGTTAACGCCAACCCCTACGTGACGCTCAACGGACAGAGTGCCACGGGCGTGCCGATCCCCGGCACCCCCTACAGCCAGGCGACCAGCGGCTACTACAGCAACCTCGGTTACGATACCTGGCGCAAAAACGACAGCCAGTCGACGCAGATCGCGTATGCCAAGCAGAACATCTATCTCGACGACGACAAGAAGACCACGCTCCACAACATGTTATTCTATAATGCCTCTCAGCGTATTCATAGTCGTTATTACAACTTCTTTGAGAATGTCAACAATGCCTACGAATACAATAATCCGTCCGAAGGGGACTTTGGCGACCAGATCGGATTGACCAAGATCCTTCCCTACAACACGGTCGATGTCGGCGGCTACTACATCTCGTCCACCTACAACAGCCGCAACGCGTTCTACAATCCGAACTACTTCCTGCCCGGGACGTCGATTCCAGGCGGAGAGCTCACTCCGAACAGCAAATACCGGAACGACTACTGGGATCAGACCGATATCGCGGTCTATCTCCAGGACACGATTGAGCCGATCAAGGCGCTCCAGATCGTCCCGAGCATCCGCTACGACGTCTTCCACACCGCCTACTCGATGAACGCCCAGGAGCAGTTCCCCTTGGCGTATCAATTCAACCCGGGACAAAATCAGGGCAAGTTGCCAAACGCCACGCGGAACCTTGGCGGCATCGAGCCCTCCATCCTGCTCAACCTGGAGGTCACCCGCTGGCTCGCCCTTTACGGCAGCTACTCAGAAACCTACGAAACCGATACCGTCGGAGGCGGAGGGGGACTCTTTCAGGCGATTCCGGCCTCCTATTACGGCCTTTCGCTCGCCCAGTATGGCATCGCAGGAGCGAAGACCCACTTCGAAAAGCTGCCCGGGCTCAACAACCTCCTTTTCGGCGCCAACTACTTCTGGCTACGCTTCGCCGAGCAGGCGATCAACACGGTCAACTTCGTCGGCAATTCGATCACCGGCCTGGGCACCTCCATCTACCAGGGGGCAGACTTCTTCCTGGACGATAACCCGATCGACACCTTTCACCTCTTTGTGAACGGTGCCGTAGAAAACGCGGTCTATGAAAGCTACGTTGTCAGCCCCGGGACCCCGCAGCAGGTTTCCTATGACGGCCGCCACGTCCCCTACGTGCCGAGCGTCATGCTCTCGGGCGGAATCTACCAGACCCAGCAGGTCGGCAAGGTCGCGATCCGCACAAGCCTCTGGTTCATCTTCAACGGGGAGCAGTATGTCTTCAATAACAACACAGGGGCGCCCAGCAACCAGACGATGCCCCAATACTACACCCTCAACGCCTCGATCAACGCGGCCGTTCCGATGCGCCTCTTCGAGCGGGAACGGGTGCTCAACTTCAACCTCACCCTCCTGAACATCACCGACCTCCGCTACAACGGCTACGAATATATCACCAGCGGCGGCTATTACGGGACGGCGGGCAACCCCAACGTCCCCACCGCCTATCAAGCGGGCTACCTGCTCGGCTATCCCGGAGCTCCCTTCACGATCTATGGAAGCATCGGGGCAAGCTTCTAA
- a CDS encoding DUF302 domain-containing protein, protein MKNSYGFGKEVSSTFEETVPKVVEALSREGFGILSDIDVAATLKKRLGKEMPPYRILGACNPALAHQVLEMEPTVGLLMPCNAVVRQDSAGKVHVELMDPEVMSMMLPQPEVKPLAADAKARLQRVLDSL, encoded by the coding sequence ATGAAGAACAGTTATGGCTTCGGCAAGGAAGTGTCTAGCACGTTTGAAGAGACGGTGCCCAAGGTCGTGGAGGCGCTGAGCCGGGAGGGCTTCGGAATCCTGAGCGACATCGATGTGGCCGCCACGTTGAAGAAACGCCTCGGAAAGGAGATGCCGCCCTACCGGATTCTGGGAGCCTGTAATCCCGCCCTGGCGCACCAAGTGCTCGAGATGGAGCCGACCGTGGGGCTGCTCATGCCATGCAATGCGGTCGTCCGGCAAGATAGCGCGGGCAAGGTCCATGTCGAGTTGATGGATCCCGAAGTCATGTCGATGATGTTGCCTCAGCCGGAAGTCAAGCCTCTGGCTGCGGATGCCAAGGCGCGGCTGCAGCGGGTGCTCGACTCCCTCTAG
- a CDS encoding MFS transporter — protein sequence MSPADGSPFGNPPGRFGRLHLVLVGASLFSLLNTGAFTGIIPYCVAELGQHQSHGAWMNGEFFAAQALGMLLANPLAQRIGTLRLFLWAGWAAAMGAFLCAAAPGFVLFLLARIVLGAGGGVLILLAQVLLLEEYRPSLRPLAPVLWAVVAIVPFVLGPLLGGWLEEGWGREGVGWRLWFLLDGLVLLLCPLGARKLLAPRPPDRLGSPFDWVGFGLLAIALFAFQTAIDMGDDYDWYNSSLLDGLMGLAFLSLLAFLGWELHVREPLVRITLFLRPAFAVGMICLCGGFLLFYGLWSLLLVRLQSVWGYSAWLGGLVMLSLAVGALPFSLLSARVVAWGRNRLLLFGSLLLFAGFALWTSYYEIHRKRNLWLEFVGPQLIEGIGLGLFLAPATNFLCRGLSPKNQAMAIELAGSFRVAAQGWASLLLGTILYRQAAFHKRRLVEWMPSSHPLLDQLRVRLRDEGIGWDLGLRLLDREALAHAQVLAFEDLFRVAAWGFFILAVLALLCPSPPSAQGAGLGPDERPRGGREGP from the coding sequence GTGAGCCCCGCCGATGGCTCCCCGTTCGGGAATCCGCCCGGGCGATTCGGCCGGCTTCACCTCGTGCTCGTCGGTGCCAGCCTCTTTTCCCTGCTCAACACCGGGGCCTTCACCGGGATCATTCCCTATTGCGTGGCCGAGCTGGGCCAGCACCAGAGCCATGGGGCCTGGATGAACGGGGAGTTCTTCGCGGCCCAGGCGCTCGGGATGCTGCTGGCAAATCCGTTGGCGCAGCGGATTGGCACCCTCCGGCTCTTCCTCTGGGCGGGCTGGGCCGCGGCGATGGGGGCCTTTCTCTGCGCTGCAGCACCCGGCTTCGTCCTCTTCCTGCTGGCCAGGATCGTGCTCGGGGCGGGAGGAGGAGTGCTGATCCTTCTCGCTCAGGTGCTCCTCCTGGAAGAGTACCGACCCAGCCTTCGGCCTCTCGCCCCGGTGCTCTGGGCCGTAGTTGCCATCGTCCCCTTTGTGCTCGGCCCGCTCCTCGGTGGCTGGCTCGAGGAGGGTTGGGGGAGGGAAGGGGTCGGCTGGCGTCTCTGGTTCCTGCTCGACGGACTGGTCCTCCTGCTCTGCCCCTTAGGGGCCCGGAAGCTGCTGGCTCCCCGGCCGCCCGATCGCTTGGGAAGCCCGTTCGACTGGGTCGGCTTCGGCCTGCTGGCGATCGCGCTCTTCGCATTTCAGACCGCCATCGACATGGGCGACGACTACGACTGGTACAACTCATCCCTCCTGGATGGCCTGATGGGGCTCGCATTCTTGAGCTTGCTTGCGTTTCTCGGCTGGGAGCTCCATGTCCGGGAGCCGCTGGTGCGCATCACCCTCTTCCTGCGGCCGGCGTTCGCCGTGGGCATGATCTGCCTCTGCGGAGGCTTCCTGCTCTTTTACGGGCTCTGGAGCCTGCTTCTGGTGCGCCTCCAATCGGTGTGGGGGTATAGCGCATGGCTCGGCGGCCTGGTCATGCTCTCTCTTGCGGTGGGGGCCCTCCCGTTCTCGCTCCTGAGCGCCCGCGTCGTTGCCTGGGGCCGGAATCGGCTGCTGCTCTTCGGAAGCCTCTTGCTCTTTGCGGGGTTTGCGCTCTGGACGAGCTACTATGAGATCCACCGCAAACGGAACCTCTGGCTCGAATTCGTGGGGCCGCAACTGATCGAGGGGATCGGCCTGGGGCTTTTCCTGGCGCCGGCGACGAATTTTCTCTGTCGCGGCCTTTCTCCCAAAAACCAGGCGATGGCGATCGAGCTCGCGGGGAGCTTCCGCGTCGCGGCCCAGGGGTGGGCGAGCCTGCTCCTGGGAACGATCCTCTACCGCCAAGCCGCCTTTCACAAGAGGCGGCTGGTCGAGTGGATGCCCTCCTCGCATCCGCTCCTCGACCAACTGCGCGTTCGCCTGCGGGACGAGGGGATCGGGTGGGATCTCGGCCTGCGGCTTCTCGACCGGGAAGCCTTGGCGCACGCTCAGGTCCTCGCGTTCGAGGATCTCTTCCGGGTCGCCGCTTGGGGGTTCTTCATTCTGGCGGTCCTGGCTCTCCTCTGCCCGAGCCCTCCCTCTGCCCAGGGAGCTGGTCTCGGTCCGGATGAGCGCCCGAGGGGTGGGAGGGAAGGCCCGTGA